A single genomic interval of Syngnathoides biaculeatus isolate LvHL_M chromosome 1, ASM1980259v1, whole genome shotgun sequence harbors:
- the ncdn gene encoding neurochondrin isoform X2, producing MADSPTTIDASGKFSGGEEQPAREEGGGGEPEKDAGGGLTDAKREVLERCLHALKHANNDSHTLAALLLITRLCPACQLDKPTLRCIFEAVGLHFPARLLVTAMKGTGDPSLPLHELLSLGTALLSALSTDPDMASQPQLLATIPLLLEILACNPTNQKQTGAQNGETEQIPESMSDEAKLDREPETSEQKAEPEDEDNGETHPKSPLVKLDEAMAADCFQILTAVCTQPRGPDHLLNRGAVPALCQALQQNQTLSQKMGLPLLICLLSGKSKDKAWRRHSPELLTLLVKMSKDFCKSTDQTSLDMCSLLVHILPPGSITVDREVLKDVVSRVWGALRPMVQAKLTQQQIGPVLVLSACLLDLYGWELAGPPKFCCLLVNRACVEVRMGLEEPPGTYLSQELQNTLTGCYRIMEAAIEQACSPAIISPASPVQSSVFSLSLQQSRQVLGVMEEAFSALMYYLQQVDQSRYGEPFLFATFRCLCTWLAEETSCLKEEVTALLPILIGYSRSHLVAESSQHGLSAWLGKMAVADESGTWTGEEALRYLLPALCHLSAEEGPRKGKSGASSVRYPSMETACSALLNFSVTEPERVRKDQCFKTLEKHLSEALPVLVNKSSLLVLAANYCTLGLMIGRLKEAPTGSAEGSQRRFFSTALRFLHSALNSELSPGPVKLSPGWQDSWDEVAELWRLSLQALGGCVCSQPWITALIREEGWLRNTLGMLGRCSALPDQHTQKALEEALCALADQCPLSKHDIGDAMNRDEKGVLSRMSNLKKAIGVK from the exons ATGGCTGACAGTCCTACAACAATTGACGCGAGCGGAAAGTTCTCCGGAGGAGAGGAGCAACCAGCAAGAGAAGAAGGTGGTGGAGGAGAACCGGAGAAGGATGCGGGAGGTGGTTTGACGGATGCCAAGAGAGAAGTGTTGGAGAGATGCCTCCACGCTCTCAAACATGCTAACAACGATAGCCATACTTTGGCTGCACTACTTCTG ATCACACGTTTGTGCCCTGCTTGCCAACTGGACAAACCCACCTTGAGGTGCATCTTTGAGGCCGTGGGTCTCCACTTTCCAGCCCGGCTCTTGGTGACCGCAATGAAGGGGACCGGGGACCCGAGCCTGCCCCTTCATGAGCTTCTTTCGTTGGGTACAGCTCTGTTGTCTGCCCTCAGCACCGATCCAGACATGGCCTCTCAGCCTCAGCTCCTCGCCACCATTCCCTTATTGCTTGAAATTTTAGCATGCAATCCAACAAACCAAAAGCAGACAGGGGCCCAAAATGGAGAGACTGAGCAAATTCCAGAAAGCATGAGCGACGAGGCTAAATTAGACCGAGAACCTGAGACCAGTGAGCAAAAGGCCGAGCCCGAGGATGAGGATAATGGAGAGACTCACCCAAAATCACCGCTTGTAAAGCTCGATGAAGCCATGGCTGCAGACTGCTTCCAGATTCTGACTGCCGTGTGTACCCAACCCAGGGGTCCTGACCATCTGCTTAACCGTGGTGCTGTTCCTGCTCTGTGCCAGGCTTTACAACAGAACCAGACCTTGAGCCAAAAGATGGGGCTTCCCCTGCTTATATGCCTCCTCTCGGGTAAAAGCAAAGACAAAGCGTGGCGCAGACACTCACCTGAGTTGCTGACCTTGTTGGTGAAGATGTCCAAAGACTTTTGCAAATCCACTGACCAGACCAGCCTGGATATGTGCTCCCTCTTGGTCCACATTCTCCCCCCAGGAAGCATCACAGTTGACAGGGAGGTGCTGAAGGATGTAGTGAGCCGAGTTTGGGGGGCACTGCGACCCATGGTGCAGGCTAAATTGACGCAGCAACAGATCGGGCCAGTTTTGGTCCTCAGCGCATGTCTGCTTGATTTGTATGGTTGGGAACTGGCTGGACCACCAAAGTTCTGCTGCTTACTGGTGAATCGAGCTTGTGTAGAGGTCCGGATGGGATTGGAAGAACCGCCAGGAACTTATCTGAGCCAAGAGCTGCAGAACACGCTCACAG GTTGCTACCGGATCATGGAAGCGGCCATCGAGCAGGCCTGCAGCCCGGCAATTATTTCTCCTGCCTCGCCCGTTCAGAGCTCCGTCTTCTCCCTAAGTCTGCAGCAGAGCAGGCAGGTCCTCGGTGTAATGGAGGAGGCCTTCTCGGCTCTGATGTACTACCTGCAACAG GTGGACCAGAGTCGCTATGGCGAGCCTTTTCTTTTCGCTACATTCCGGTGCCTGTGCACTTGGCTGGCCGAGGAGACTTCCTGCCTGAAGGAGGAAGTGACCGCGCTGCTGCCAATCCTCATCGGCTACTCGCGGAGCCACCTGGTGGCCGAGAGCTCCCAGCACGGACTCTCTGCCTGGTTGGGTAAGATGGCTGTCGCAGATGAGAGCGGGACCTGGACGGGCGAAGAGGCGCTTCG ATATCTCCTGCCAGCGCTGTGTCACCTCTCTGCTGAGGAAGGGCCCAGGAAG GGTAAAAGTGGAGCGTCTTCAGTGAGGTACCCCAGCATGGAGACTGCCTGCTCGGCCCTCCTCAACTTCTCTGTCACAGAACCTGAAAGAGTCAG GAAGGATCAGTGTTTCAAAACATTGGAGAAGCACCTGAGTGAAGCACTTCCTGTTTTGGTGAACAAATCGAGCCTCCTTGTCCTTGCAGCTAATTACTGCACTTTGGGTCTGATGATTGGAAGACTGAAGGAAGCTCCAACAG GTTCAGCTGAAGGCAGTCAGAGGCGCTTCTTTTCCACGGCTCTCCGTTTTCTCCACAGCGCTCTGAACTCTGAGCTCAGCCCGGGTCCGGTCAAGCTGAGCCCCGGCTGGCAGGACAGCTGGGACGAGGTCGCTGAGCTCTGGAGGTTGTCCCTGCAGGCTCTGGGGGGCTGTGTCTGCTCTCAACCGTGGATCACTGCACTGATCAGAGAGGAAGGATGGCTGAGGAACACGCTGGGCATGCTGGGTCGCTGTAGTGCGCTACCCGACCAGCACACGCAGAAGGCGCTTGAGGAGGCTCTGTGCGCCTTGGCTGACCAGTGCCCTCTCTCCAAACACGACATTGGAGATGCGATGAACAGGGACGAAAAAGGAGTTTTGAGCCGCATGAGCAACCTGAAGAAAGCCATAGGAgtcaaataa
- the ncdn gene encoding neurochondrin isoform X1 has protein sequence MADSPTTIDASGKFSGGEEQPAREEGGGGEPEKDAGGGLTDAKREVLERCLHALKHANNDSHTLAALLLITRLCPACQLDKPTLRCIFEAVGLHFPARLLVTAMKGTGDPSLPLHELLSLGTALLSALSTDPDMASQPQLLATIPLLLEILACNPTNQKQTGAQNGETEQIPESMSDEAKLDREPETSEQKAEPEDEDNGETHPKSPLVKLDEAMAADCFQILTAVCTQPRGPDHLLNRGAVPALCQALQQNQTLSQKMGLPLLICLLSGKSKDKAWRRHSPELLTLLVKMSKDFCKSTDQTSLDMCSLLVHILPPGSITVDREVLKDVVSRVWGALRPMVQAKLTQQQIGPVLVLSACLLDLYGWELAGPPKFCCLLVNRACVEVRMGLEEPPGTYLSQELQNTLTGCYRIMEAAIEQACSPAIISPASPVQSSVFSLSLQQSRQVLGVMEEAFSALMYYLQQVDQSRYGEPFLFATFRCLCTWLAEETSCLKEEVTALLPILIGYSRSHLVAESSQHGLSAWLGKMAVADESGTWTGEEALRYLLPALCHLSAEEGPRKVLLTLDTPALLVSYLSNSFTCLKGKSGASSVRYPSMETACSALLNFSVTEPERVRKDQCFKTLEKHLSEALPVLVNKSSLLVLAANYCTLGLMIGRLKEAPTGSAEGSQRRFFSTALRFLHSALNSELSPGPVKLSPGWQDSWDEVAELWRLSLQALGGCVCSQPWITALIREEGWLRNTLGMLGRCSALPDQHTQKALEEALCALADQCPLSKHDIGDAMNRDEKGVLSRMSNLKKAIGVK, from the exons ATGGCTGACAGTCCTACAACAATTGACGCGAGCGGAAAGTTCTCCGGAGGAGAGGAGCAACCAGCAAGAGAAGAAGGTGGTGGAGGAGAACCGGAGAAGGATGCGGGAGGTGGTTTGACGGATGCCAAGAGAGAAGTGTTGGAGAGATGCCTCCACGCTCTCAAACATGCTAACAACGATAGCCATACTTTGGCTGCACTACTTCTG ATCACACGTTTGTGCCCTGCTTGCCAACTGGACAAACCCACCTTGAGGTGCATCTTTGAGGCCGTGGGTCTCCACTTTCCAGCCCGGCTCTTGGTGACCGCAATGAAGGGGACCGGGGACCCGAGCCTGCCCCTTCATGAGCTTCTTTCGTTGGGTACAGCTCTGTTGTCTGCCCTCAGCACCGATCCAGACATGGCCTCTCAGCCTCAGCTCCTCGCCACCATTCCCTTATTGCTTGAAATTTTAGCATGCAATCCAACAAACCAAAAGCAGACAGGGGCCCAAAATGGAGAGACTGAGCAAATTCCAGAAAGCATGAGCGACGAGGCTAAATTAGACCGAGAACCTGAGACCAGTGAGCAAAAGGCCGAGCCCGAGGATGAGGATAATGGAGAGACTCACCCAAAATCACCGCTTGTAAAGCTCGATGAAGCCATGGCTGCAGACTGCTTCCAGATTCTGACTGCCGTGTGTACCCAACCCAGGGGTCCTGACCATCTGCTTAACCGTGGTGCTGTTCCTGCTCTGTGCCAGGCTTTACAACAGAACCAGACCTTGAGCCAAAAGATGGGGCTTCCCCTGCTTATATGCCTCCTCTCGGGTAAAAGCAAAGACAAAGCGTGGCGCAGACACTCACCTGAGTTGCTGACCTTGTTGGTGAAGATGTCCAAAGACTTTTGCAAATCCACTGACCAGACCAGCCTGGATATGTGCTCCCTCTTGGTCCACATTCTCCCCCCAGGAAGCATCACAGTTGACAGGGAGGTGCTGAAGGATGTAGTGAGCCGAGTTTGGGGGGCACTGCGACCCATGGTGCAGGCTAAATTGACGCAGCAACAGATCGGGCCAGTTTTGGTCCTCAGCGCATGTCTGCTTGATTTGTATGGTTGGGAACTGGCTGGACCACCAAAGTTCTGCTGCTTACTGGTGAATCGAGCTTGTGTAGAGGTCCGGATGGGATTGGAAGAACCGCCAGGAACTTATCTGAGCCAAGAGCTGCAGAACACGCTCACAG GTTGCTACCGGATCATGGAAGCGGCCATCGAGCAGGCCTGCAGCCCGGCAATTATTTCTCCTGCCTCGCCCGTTCAGAGCTCCGTCTTCTCCCTAAGTCTGCAGCAGAGCAGGCAGGTCCTCGGTGTAATGGAGGAGGCCTTCTCGGCTCTGATGTACTACCTGCAACAG GTGGACCAGAGTCGCTATGGCGAGCCTTTTCTTTTCGCTACATTCCGGTGCCTGTGCACTTGGCTGGCCGAGGAGACTTCCTGCCTGAAGGAGGAAGTGACCGCGCTGCTGCCAATCCTCATCGGCTACTCGCGGAGCCACCTGGTGGCCGAGAGCTCCCAGCACGGACTCTCTGCCTGGTTGGGTAAGATGGCTGTCGCAGATGAGAGCGGGACCTGGACGGGCGAAGAGGCGCTTCG ATATCTCCTGCCAGCGCTGTGTCACCTCTCTGCTGAGGAAGGGCCCAGGAAGGTGCTGCTCACCCTTGACACGCCCGCCTTGCTTGTGTCCTACCTGTCAAACAGCTTTACTTGCTTAAAGGGTAAAAGTGGAGCGTCTTCAGTGAGGTACCCCAGCATGGAGACTGCCTGCTCGGCCCTCCTCAACTTCTCTGTCACAGAACCTGAAAGAGTCAG GAAGGATCAGTGTTTCAAAACATTGGAGAAGCACCTGAGTGAAGCACTTCCTGTTTTGGTGAACAAATCGAGCCTCCTTGTCCTTGCAGCTAATTACTGCACTTTGGGTCTGATGATTGGAAGACTGAAGGAAGCTCCAACAG GTTCAGCTGAAGGCAGTCAGAGGCGCTTCTTTTCCACGGCTCTCCGTTTTCTCCACAGCGCTCTGAACTCTGAGCTCAGCCCGGGTCCGGTCAAGCTGAGCCCCGGCTGGCAGGACAGCTGGGACGAGGTCGCTGAGCTCTGGAGGTTGTCCCTGCAGGCTCTGGGGGGCTGTGTCTGCTCTCAACCGTGGATCACTGCACTGATCAGAGAGGAAGGATGGCTGAGGAACACGCTGGGCATGCTGGGTCGCTGTAGTGCGCTACCCGACCAGCACACGCAGAAGGCGCTTGAGGAGGCTCTGTGCGCCTTGGCTGACCAGTGCCCTCTCTCCAAACACGACATTGGAGATGCGATGAACAGGGACGAAAAAGGAGTTTTGAGCCGCATGAGCAACCTGAAGAAAGCCATAGGAgtcaaataa